One Carettochelys insculpta isolate YL-2023 chromosome 15, ASM3395843v1, whole genome shotgun sequence DNA window includes the following coding sequences:
- the LOC142021141 gene encoding ovomucoid-like encodes MKITGVVLLFALALCCFYSEAAGQAGKGFCSEYKTPPEMCTMQYAPVCGTDNKTYGNECVFCAAVFENLGSLCFAHHGECKPRDDTKERNEL; translated from the exons ATGAAGATAACAGGGGTCGTTCTGCTCTTCGCTCTGGCACTGTGCTGTTTCTACTCAG aggctgctggccaggctggtaAG GGTTTCTGCAGTGAGTACAAGACACCTCCAGAAATGTGCACCATGCAATATGCCCCTGTCTGTGGCACTGATAACAAAACATACGGAAACGAATGTGTGTTTTGTGCAGCAGTCTT TGAAAACCTTGGAAGTCTTTGCTTTGCACATCATGGAGAATGCAAGCCACGTGATGACACCAAGGAAAGGAATGAACTTTAG